cttatggttcaacacgtgctccacctggcattattataattacgtcatatttccttcatcaaaatttctattcttgagaactttgaatattacctttctccttgtaaaacctataaggttatccttaaatccttcatcaggtacaccttaggcacagggcatatcaagataccatttactaataccagaatcattgtctatatacttctgaaaaatttctccactgatccttaaaggttctTGTTATATTTAttctttccaattcatactgtcaaaactcatgctgtccctattaagggtgaaatgtcaacctttatgcattcccctaggattcatttcaagttatcggggttttatccataattccacctttaaaagatacttacactcttccatggataaatcaagtcatatatacttgatagattaccttattcaatcattctcacttcgatagactatacttaatttcacaatagcatccttattcaaactgaggtcaatccatatggcctccaaaagataacaacggtttttttttcgctttgcttgcctaatttggtaatgacaacgGGGATGTTCTGggagatattggtcgtgttcaacatgaacttcttcttaataattccttatttacttttgttgtttatctcaacagtcatctcaatgttgggatatcttttatacctggcgtctccctttctgggtatcaagccaccggtcttacacttcacattcttgaaggtcacttccttcatccaattttcctaatttcttacttccttgtctcctcagtctatccgcgtctcattatttatccttcgaactatctcaaggtttccacgaatcctcccaacttacaggggataaaatatatgtatttcttatgccttcaaccatgaattttaactcatggtgaatcaccatcatcctgacgattgcatacttttctatttctattgctacgagtctttagggtttcctcatactcaactcccttatcattcctcaaactctattgcctttatattcctttccacttcagtttctttttattttcctttctcttatcattattttgCTATTATGCTTTACATGATAACTTGGACGAACATGTCGATGTCACAAACTCCCGTTTGAAGGTCATCATCGTTAACTGACAATTTTCAGAAGCTCATGTCTTTAACTTTCTTTTTTTTGCAAATTTACTTGTTTATGTTTGATTAATGCTAAATATGTTTGAGTCCATACTCCCCATTCCCATATGCTTTTAAATGTAATTTATTGAAAATATGTAACATATCCTGAAAGAAACTAAGAACTATAAATCTACCTTTTCTAATTTGTTTTCCTCTTTTTAAACAAAAAGAGAACAAATATTTCACCATATTAAACAGAATATAAATTTTTTTTAAGAGTGAGACATGATTTTTCGTTCAGGGGCAGGGGTTTATAAACTTATTGTGCCAGTAACCTAGTACCtttttttcaccatattaaattAGCATGCTTTCTTTTACatctttttttttatatttactTTATATGAGTTGCTTTTTCCAAAAAAAGGAAATTGCTGGGGAAGTTACTAATACCCGTATATTGGTAGTTATGATTCTTTTCCTGATTAAAATTACTATTATTTAGCTTTTCCAGTCTTGACTTTATGTAAAAACATTTGGATTTCCTCCTCTTATTGCCTTGCATGTAACAGCGAGTGGAAAGGACTTTGGCTATACTGAACAAGCGCACCAAGGGTGGTTGCACCTGCATGTGCCTGTTGTTAGCAGTGCTCGGGATTGTTGGTCTGGTGGTGGTTATATGGTTGCTGGTGAAATACTTGTGAGACAGCAGAGCAAGGTGATCTTGTGTAATTGTGTCCAGTTGTTGGTTTCTTTGCTTGTTAATCAATGCTGTCTTGAGTTGCTTGGCATGCTTGCTGTTGATATGGCTACAAGATTACACACAACCCAAACTTATTGGGAGAAGTACATTTTGCCCTGATTGTATGTTCTTGTTTATGCTGCAAAGCTATTCCATTGTATGATAATTACAACGGCTAATGATTACCATAGTACGTATTTTTTTTACTTGCTCGAAATTCCATGGCACTTCTTAACTGTCAATGAAGACTACAACTAGAACTTGTTTTAAACTGTTTGCGTGTAGAATATGATTAGTTTTGACATGGCTAGAAACAGAAGTAGAACTAAATGAAGAACGTGAATATGAATATGAGTATGACATCCAATCGTATGTGCTGATTATATTTGTATTAGATCAAATTCAAAGGATAACATTGCAGACGCTTTCCAACTTCTAGGTGGGAAAAACATAAACTTCTATCTCACAAAGTCGGCCAATATTGCATATTCTTCTATAGCTCTCTGCTCGACCCTATTTCGTAGTATCTGTGGAAAGAACAACCAGACTCCTGTTACAGCCACAAATCCCACCGTCATTATCCGGGAAACCGCCCTGTGCAGTCTGTATCTACCACCTGCAGCCTTCTTCAAGACCACCTCCACCGCTGTACAAACCCCATGAATCACAAAAAACCACGTCACCTCCCACGTCGGTCCGACATGTGTCAGATAATAAAATATCCATTCATGCATCAATCCCGATACCAAGAATGTGGCAAAAGTCGGGGGCGCCCGGACCCACATTGGCCCCAATTTACACCTGGTGGAAAAAGCTAACACAGGGTTGTAAACGGTGGGACGCAGGATACTTGTTACCATGAGGTTCCACCTACGACCCCAAAAATCTTGAAGTGATGTAGCCAAGTAAGGCTCATTAAACTGTGGCTCTATCTCAAGTCCCAAGATGGCTCCAACTGGAAATCCAGTAATGGCTAGAACAAGCTCAGTAGCAAGATATACATGACAGCAATAAAGACATAGTATCACATATGGATGTAGATCTAGCTTATAAGCATATATGATCATTACCAAAAGTACCATTTTGGCAGCAACCAGAGTTGACCTTTTAAGCTGTGAAGTTGAACCAAAAGAAGTAGTAGTAGTTTTGTTAAGGGGGTGTTTGGATTTGATGGGAAGAAGAGCAACACTAGTGAAATGAAGGAGTGATAGAGGTGGAGTGGTGGATAAAGGGCCATTGTCAAAAGAGAAGAGGAGGAGTTTGAAGCTAGAGAGCCAAACAAGGTAGAACACTGTAGGGCCACAAAGATGAACAGAGGAGAGACTAAATGGGAGAATGATGAAGATATAGATGATGGGGAGAGTGGTGAGTAATCTGAGGATCCCTTTTGGAAATCTTGCAGCAATGTAGTAACAGTAGCATATACATGCAATGGCTGTTATCCATATCTTCCCAAACTTGTTTATTTCACTGTTCATCTTCCCTTGATTCATACAGATGTTTGCCTCTTCATACAATATATTCTCAGATCAGATCTAAAGCAATAGATGTTTATTATACATGTTTTTCTGACAATAGCTATTGTTACCCTACATCCTAAAAATCATGGATGCGTAATATTTAATTATTGGGCTTTTTTGAGAAATACCCAATTTCAAAAATATTGTTGCAAAAACACTattacttttttaaaaaaaattgtatttttttcatttgttaaaaaaatacaattttcgtattttttttgcaaaaatataaTTTTCTGCGACTCGATTCAAGTAGATTCAATTTCAAGTATAACCAAAAAAACTAAATTCAACTGATTACATATCATATCTGATTGATTTTGGTTGTActgtatttttgtaaatattttcagaaatagtAAATTCGCAAAAAAAGTTTAAGAAATttagtatttttggtaatttctcTTAATTATTTTGCACATAATTTAAAGTGTTTTAATCatctaatttaaaatttgaatCTTATGTTTTGTGAACTACTATTTcatgtttcaatttttaaaaaaatggaaaataataatttttaagagAAAAAGAATCATACCCCATATTTCTCAGATCATTTAAATATGCATAAATAATTAAACAATGAGTGGGTTCTCTCCGAATTCTGTGAGAGGTTTTGATTTTCTCTCCTTTTCGTGGTAGATTTGTGAGAGATGTTTTATGCAATGACAAACGAAAATGATTTGAATTCTTTAATGGGAGATCTGGACATCTCCAAAGAGGAAAATAAAGAGTTGATATTTGACGAAGAGATTATCGAGGCTGGAAACAAGTTCGAGTTATGTTTGGTTGGAAGATTCCTGACTGAGAAGAATCTTAATGTTCGAGCTATGAAGTCCAAAATGACGGATATCTAGCATCCAACTATGGGAATTAACATTAAAGAATTAACTCCGGGGATTTTCTTATTTCAGTTCTTTCACAAAGATGATATGCAATGGATGATGAGTAATGGACCTTGGTCTTTTAATAATGCTACTCTTGTTATGAACACTATCCCAAATAGTGGGGATCCAATCAAAGTTCCTCTTAACGACGTAGAACTCTGGATCCATATTTACGATCTACCTGGTGGATTCATGGCGGAGTCTGTTAGTAAGCAACGGGGTAATTTCTTTGGTTCGTTTTTGTCGTACGATATTATGCCTGTGAGAATATATGCGAATTCAAATTAAGGTGGATGTAAGGTTTCCattgaagagaagaaagaaaaTATGCAACAAGGCCAGGGAAGAGTGCATTGTTAGTTACAAATATGAAAAAATTGGGTGACTTCTGTTTTGTTTGTGGTTTGTTGACTCATACAGAACGTTTCTGCAAGAAGAAaatagaggggggggggggggtgtgttaggtcacacatactgtagaggggggtgaatacagtgtatagcacaatcaaatcgaactctaataactcaagtaacagaaaacaaactttatttaaaacaataaactctgttacagtatggaactgtcctctctcagtgatgaacaaatatcacgagagctgctagggttacaatgaataatcttctcgataatgataacacttataatgtaaaccctatgtctgtgtttatatactacacagttataagataatcgctaattgatatggaatataattctgcttcctaaaatatatcaatcagatatcttttcttccaagtattccattcttcacggaattccttctccatgcatatctcttcttacgtttgtctagatcttctcttcctgtaaatcagctgtcttccttatctgaatatttcctttaagtcctgatattatcttctgataaatatctcctgaaccttaagtactgatgacttaagttc
The sequence above is drawn from the Apium graveolens cultivar Ventura chromosome 2, ASM990537v1, whole genome shotgun sequence genome and encodes:
- the LOC141706111 gene encoding long-chain-alcohol O-fatty-acyltransferase-like, which encodes MNQGKMNSEINKFGKIWITAIACICYCYYIAARFPKGILRLLTTLPIIYIFIILPFSLSSVHLCGPTVFYLVWLSSFKLLLFSFDNGPLSTTPPLSLLHFTSVALLPIKSKHPLNKTTTTSFGSTSQLKRSTLVAAKMVLLVMIIYAYKLDLHPYVILCLYCCHVYLATELVLAITGFPVGAILGLEIEPQFNEPYLATSLQDFWGRRWNLMVTSILRPTVYNPVLAFSTRCKLGPMWVRAPPTFATFLVSGLMHEWIFYYLTHVGPTWEVTWFFVIHGVCTAVEVVLKKAAGGRYRLHRAVSRIMTVGFVAVTGVWLFFPQILRNRVEQRAIEEYAILADFVR